A region of bacterium DNA encodes the following proteins:
- the lpxI gene encoding UDP-2,3-diacylglucosamine diphosphatase LpxI (LpxI, functionally equivalent to LpxH, replaces it in LPS biosynthesis in a minority of bacteria.) — protein sequence MNSPSFTRIGLIAGSSDYPILFAKEALKNQIELVIFAFPTITSPEIATLVPEKNVHWIKFGQLDELIVLLKKEQIRYAVFVGKVPQTVIFKSYTFDMRTLKLLTKLSNKQTDSLLSAVAEELAQEGITLLDATLYLKSGLADAGPMTIRQPTTEEMADIKFGFKIAKHIAEVDIGQSVVVKNQAVLAIEAIEGTDAAIERAAQFGGEGVVIVKVSKPKQDIRFDIPIIGKRTIEKMVAVKASVLAIESGATLILDKPTVIELANQHNLCMYGISAP from the coding sequence ATGAATTCACCTTCATTTACAAGAATCGGTCTCATTGCAGGGAGTAGTGATTATCCGATTCTCTTTGCAAAGGAAGCGTTAAAAAATCAAATAGAACTAGTTATTTTTGCTTTCCCTACTATAACATCCCCTGAAATTGCTACGTTAGTTCCGGAAAAGAATGTTCATTGGATAAAATTTGGCCAACTCGATGAACTCATTGTACTTCTTAAAAAAGAGCAAATTCGTTATGCAGTTTTTGTTGGAAAAGTTCCGCAAACGGTTATTTTTAAATCGTATACCTTTGATATGCGAACATTAAAATTATTAACCAAACTTAGCAATAAACAAACCGATTCATTGCTATCTGCGGTTGCAGAAGAATTAGCTCAAGAAGGAATAACATTATTGGATGCGACATTATACTTAAAATCCGGTTTAGCTGACGCTGGTCCTATGACCATTCGACAACCAACGACTGAAGAAATGGCTGATATTAAATTTGGATTTAAAATAGCCAAGCATATTGCAGAAGTAGATATTGGTCAAAGTGTTGTTGTTAAGAATCAAGCCGTATTAGCTATTGAAGCAATAGAAGGAACCGATGCGGCCATAGAACGTGCAGCACAATTTGGTGGAGAAGGGGTTGTTATTGTTAAGGTAAGCAAACCTAAACAGGATATTCGGTTTGATATCCCAATAATTGGTAAGCGAACAATAGAAAAAATGGTTGCAGTTAAAGCCAGTGTTTTAGCTATAGAATCTGGGGCGACCCTTATTCTCGATAAACCAACGGTTATTGAATTAGCAAATCAGCATAACCTTTGCATGTATGGCATAAGTGCACCATAA
- the lpxB gene encoding lipid-A-disaccharide synthase, translated as MIHRIFIIAGEESGDLHASNLCYALKKLEPTVQIFGFGGNRMQEAGVILIHNLVDRAVVGFWEPIKQLGYFKKLFDEIEQLIIKQKPVVIILVDYPGFNLRVTARIKKYGIPIIYYISPQIWAWGKKRIEKIAKLVDKMLVIFPFEKELYTPYGLATEFVGHPLLDVVKLRLSREEVYQKYRLNAAQPIMTLLPGSREQEIKSLLPIMLSAIKHIRQKINTIQVVLLLISEKYQELVHTMISASGESIIISTEDKYELREVSNISLVSSGTATLEGAIIGTPMVVVYKVSPITAFIARRLITISDIALVNIVAGKRIVPELVQKQLTPMALADEAINLLLTPERLAEMKLQLAEVRNKLGSPGASIRAAQSILNYLKLSGTFQHASVSTSDTHEY; from the coding sequence ATGATACATCGTATTTTCATTATAGCCGGGGAAGAATCCGGTGATCTCCATGCTTCAAATCTCTGTTATGCACTAAAAAAATTAGAACCTACCGTTCAAATTTTTGGATTTGGTGGAAACAGAATGCAAGAAGCAGGAGTAATCTTAATCCATAATTTAGTTGACCGAGCGGTAGTAGGTTTTTGGGAGCCGATTAAACAACTTGGTTATTTCAAGAAATTATTTGATGAAATTGAACAGCTTATCATAAAACAAAAACCCGTAGTTATCATTTTAGTTGATTATCCTGGATTTAATTTACGGGTTACAGCTCGGATAAAAAAATATGGTATTCCGATAATCTATTACATCAGTCCACAAATTTGGGCTTGGGGTAAAAAGCGAATAGAGAAAATTGCTAAGTTGGTTGACAAGATGCTGGTGATTTTCCCTTTTGAAAAAGAACTTTATACTCCATATGGTTTAGCAACAGAATTTGTTGGGCATCCATTATTAGATGTTGTTAAGTTAAGGTTGAGCCGAGAAGAAGTATACCAGAAATATAGATTAAATGCTGCACAACCGATTATGACCCTGCTTCCCGGGAGTAGAGAGCAAGAAATAAAATCATTATTACCCATAATGTTATCAGCAATCAAACATATTCGCCAGAAAATTAATACCATTCAGGTTGTATTATTACTTATTAGCGAGAAATATCAGGAATTAGTCCACACTATGATTAGCGCTTCCGGAGAATCAATAATCATTAGCACCGAAGATAAATATGAACTCCGCGAAGTATCGAACATTTCTTTAGTTTCGTCAGGAACCGCAACGTTGGAAGGGGCAATTATTGGGACGCCAATGGTTGTAGTCTATAAAGTTTCACCAATTACTGCATTTATAGCTCGCAGATTAATTACCATTTCAGACATAGCCTTAGTAAATATTGTTGCGGGAAAAAGAATTGTTCCGGAACTAGTGCAGAAGCAGTTAACACCAATGGCATTAGCTGATGAAGCAATTAACCTGTTATTGACTCCAGAGCGGTTGGCGGAGATGAAATTGCAATTAGCAGAAGTTAGAAATAAATTAGGTTCTCCCGGGGCTTCAATTCGCGCAGCACAATCCATTCTGAACTATTTAAAGTTATCAGGAACCTTTCAGCATGCTTCAGTTTCCACTTCAGATACCCACGAATACTAA
- a CDS encoding DUF819 family protein, with amino-acid sequence MQILPIQDPTAIFVFLISLVGLIFWLGKQPKLQWLFKYLPTLIWTYFLPMICATIGILPAESVTYDWLKNYLLPGVLIILLISADIKSILKLGKIAILMMLAGTIGIILGAPIATFIFHKWLPADAWKGIGALAGSWIGGSANMIAIKEGFGTPSEIFSACVVVDTVVAYSWLGIIIALSAYQQKIDTWNKADRSSLEEINLKIQKIHLEKSRPITVTDITSILAIAFCLGYGCFQLGKMIPNVSYIINHFTWAIIIASTIGIILSFTKVAELEAAGASKIGYAGLYLILASIGAQGNLRHVADYPIFLAVGVVWILIHGLCMFVAARWLRAPMFFIATGSQANIGGTSSAPVVASIYQSSLASVGLLLAILGYMLGVYGGIIAGLLAKIAQFQ; translated from the coding sequence ATGCAAATATTACCTATTCAAGACCCGACGGCAATTTTTGTTTTTCTCATCAGTCTGGTTGGATTAATCTTCTGGCTCGGAAAACAGCCAAAGTTACAATGGTTGTTTAAATATCTACCCACCCTAATTTGGACTTACTTCCTACCAATGATTTGTGCGACGATTGGTATTCTGCCCGCAGAATCTGTTACCTATGACTGGTTGAAAAATTATCTTTTGCCAGGGGTATTAATTATTTTACTAATCTCAGCGGATATCAAATCAATACTCAAATTAGGTAAAATAGCTATTCTAATGATGTTAGCAGGAACCATTGGAATCATTCTTGGCGCGCCGATAGCAACGTTTATTTTCCATAAATGGTTACCCGCTGACGCTTGGAAAGGAATCGGTGCATTAGCCGGCAGTTGGATTGGCGGAAGCGCAAATATGATAGCTATCAAAGAAGGATTTGGAACCCCGTCGGAGATTTTCAGTGCTTGTGTGGTTGTTGATACGGTTGTCGCTTATTCTTGGCTGGGCATCATTATCGCACTCTCTGCGTATCAACAAAAAATTGATACCTGGAATAAAGCTGACCGTAGTTCTCTCGAAGAAATCAATTTAAAAATCCAGAAAATTCATCTTGAAAAAAGCAGACCTATTACTGTTACTGATATTACTTCAATATTAGCAATTGCTTTTTGCCTAGGATATGGATGTTTCCAACTGGGAAAAATGATTCCAAATGTGAGTTATATAATTAATCATTTCACCTGGGCAATCATTATTGCCAGTACTATTGGGATCATATTATCGTTTACTAAAGTAGCGGAACTAGAGGCAGCGGGTGCGTCTAAAATTGGATATGCTGGTTTATATCTTATTCTCGCTTCAATCGGTGCTCAAGGTAATTTACGGCACGTCGCTGATTATCCGATTTTTCTTGCTGTTGGTGTAGTCTGGATACTTATTCATGGTCTATGCATGTTTGTCGCGGCACGATGGTTGAGAGCCCCGATGTTTTTCATTGCCACTGGAAGTCAAGCCAATATTGGCGGAACCTCTTCAGCACCGGTAGTTGCATCCATATACCAGAGTTCATTAGCGTCAGTCGGTTTATTATTAGCTATTTTAGGATATATGCTCGGTGTTTACGGCGGAATTATCGCTGGATTACTAGCGAAAATAGCTCAATTCCAATAG
- a CDS encoding uroporphyrinogen-III decarboxylase-like protein — protein MLSIQPNPDFNRLKKAVFRQGEPDRVPFIELFADIEIIETILGEPIPIPQPGDTVAELNWLKKNVEFRYITGFDYVHLSPQFTMEFARIHTQNTAELAKSDRFYIDEENGMIANWQDFENYPWPKPESVDYSSFEKIMQFLPEGMGIIGQTSGILEYVMWLTGYTKFSYLLYDDEPLIQSLFDKIGNFFVSLYQTMADFDHVGMFFIGDDMGHKHGTMISPEMLRKYVFPWHKKLIDICHAKEKPILLHSCGNLDTVMDDIISLGFDGKHSFEDAIMPVTEAKKKYGHRISILGGVDVDFLCQADEPKIRKYVRNILRNCAPGGGYAFGTGNSVANYIPVQNYLTMLDEGWKSGFYPYS, from the coding sequence ATGCTTTCTATACAACCAAATCCAGATTTTAATCGGTTAAAAAAAGCGGTTTTTCGGCAAGGTGAACCTGACCGAGTTCCGTTTATTGAATTGTTTGCGGATATAGAAATAATCGAAACGATTCTGGGAGAACCTATTCCTATCCCGCAACCGGGAGATACTGTTGCTGAATTGAACTGGCTAAAAAAGAATGTAGAGTTCCGCTATATAACCGGTTTCGATTATGTCCATCTTAGCCCGCAATTTACGATGGAATTCGCACGAATTCATACCCAGAATACTGCAGAACTCGCTAAATCCGACCGATTTTATATCGATGAAGAAAACGGGATGATTGCAAACTGGCAAGATTTCGAGAACTATCCCTGGCCTAAACCGGAATCGGTTGATTATTCGAGTTTCGAAAAAATCATGCAATTCCTGCCGGAAGGAATGGGAATTATCGGGCAAACGTCCGGAATCCTCGAATACGTTATGTGGTTAACCGGATATACGAAATTCTCCTATCTGCTTTACGATGATGAACCACTCATCCAATCGCTTTTTGATAAAATTGGGAATTTCTTTGTGAGTTTATATCAAACGATGGCGGATTTCGACCATGTCGGAATGTTTTTCATCGGAGACGATATGGGGCATAAACATGGTACGATGATTTCGCCGGAAATGTTACGAAAATATGTTTTCCCCTGGCATAAGAAACTGATTGATATCTGCCACGCTAAAGAAAAACCGATTTTACTTCATTCTTGCGGAAATTTAGATACAGTTATGGATGATATTATTTCCCTCGGATTTGATGGCAAACATTCATTTGAAGATGCAATTATGCCGGTTACCGAAGCGAAAAAGAAATATGGCCACCGAATCAGTATTCTTGGCGGAGTTGATGTTGATTTTCTTTGCCAAGCGGATGAACCGAAGATTCGCAAGTATGTCCGCAACATTCTCCGAAATTGTGCACCTGGTGGCGGATATGCGTTCGGAACGGGCAATAGTGTTGCAAACTATATCCCAGTGCAAAACTACTTAACCATGCTTGATGAAGGCTGGAAATCTGGATTCTATCCTTACAGCTAA
- a CDS encoding TldD/PmbA family protein yields MEKKLKQALTVATTEYIEIRVQRTSYTEVVYMGKELENIGESDVFGGNVRAFHNGGWGFVSFNSLDNLEHHVRLACHQAKLIGNQTSKLAPVKPQKAFISAQPKLDPRSIPLSEKQFLCERYNRQLLHYPQIQSTRILYADGYTRKYYFNSEQTEIEQEKLFAGMSISALAKDGNTVQRAYESLASETGYDSILGLEPMVEQIAERAIGLLSAKRVTSGVYTVVIDQKLAGVFIHEAFGHLSEADHIYDNPRMLAIMRIGTQFGVPELNVVDDATIPGIRGHYEFDDEGVPGQKNYLIKNGILVGRLHSRETAAKMNEPVSGNARAISYRFPPIVRMSCTYIEPSTYSFDKMISEVDYGLYVKGALGGNTNLEMFTFSSEEAYEIKQGKIGQRIRDVILSGNVFETLQNIDAIGNDLEIRGGLGGCGKQGQSPLPVSDGGPHIRIRNVVIGGI; encoded by the coding sequence ATGGAAAAAAAACTTAAACAGGCGTTAACCGTTGCTACAACTGAATATATTGAAATCCGAGTTCAACGGACAAGCTATACCGAAGTGGTTTACATGGGCAAAGAACTGGAAAATATCGGGGAATCCGATGTTTTCGGCGGGAATGTACGAGCATTCCATAACGGAGGCTGGGGGTTTGTTAGTTTTAATTCACTCGATAATTTAGAACACCATGTTCGACTCGCTTGTCATCAGGCTAAATTGATCGGAAATCAAACAAGCAAATTAGCACCGGTTAAACCTCAAAAAGCGTTTATTTCTGCTCAACCAAAATTAGACCCGAGAAGTATTCCGTTATCGGAGAAACAGTTCCTTTGTGAACGATATAATCGCCAGTTATTACACTACCCGCAAATTCAATCCACTCGCATTCTCTATGCTGATGGGTATACCCGAAAATATTATTTTAATTCCGAGCAAACCGAAATTGAACAGGAGAAATTATTTGCCGGAATGAGTATATCAGCTTTAGCGAAAGATGGAAATACCGTCCAGCGAGCTTATGAGTCTCTGGCTAGTGAAACTGGATATGATAGTATTTTAGGTTTGGAACCCATGGTAGAACAAATTGCGGAACGCGCTATTGGATTGCTTTCCGCCAAACGGGTTACATCCGGAGTGTATACGGTCGTTATTGACCAGAAGCTTGCCGGGGTGTTTATCCACGAAGCATTTGGCCATTTAAGTGAAGCTGACCATATTTATGATAATCCGCGGATGTTAGCGATAATGAGAATTGGCACACAATTTGGGGTTCCGGAATTAAATGTTGTTGACGATGCAACGATTCCAGGGATACGAGGACATTATGAATTTGATGATGAAGGTGTTCCTGGTCAAAAAAATTATTTAATTAAAAATGGTATTTTAGTGGGACGCCTTCATTCACGGGAAACAGCGGCGAAAATGAATGAACCAGTTAGTGGTAATGCGCGTGCAATTTCTTATCGGTTTCCGCCAATAGTTCGTATGAGTTGTACGTATATAGAACCGAGTACATACTCGTTCGATAAAATGATTAGTGAAGTTGATTATGGCTTGTATGTTAAAGGAGCACTAGGAGGAAATACCAATTTAGAAATGTTTACCTTTTCATCCGAAGAGGCTTATGAAATTAAACAAGGGAAAATTGGTCAACGGATACGTGATGTAATCTTAAGTGGCAATGTATTTGAGACCTTACAGAATATTGATGCAATTGGAAATGATTTAGAGATTCGCGGTGGTCTTGGTGGTTGCGGTAAGCAAGGACAAAGTCCATTACCGGTAAGTGACGGAGGACCACATATTAGAATTCGAAATGTTGTAATAGGTGGTATATAA
- the lpxA gene encoding acyl-ACP--UDP-N-acetylglucosamine O-acyltransferase codes for MNIHPSAIIHPKAQLGKNITIGPYCIIAEHVTIGDDTVLDNHVVIENYTKIGRNCRLHSCSVIGGTPQDLKFKGGETYVEIGDNNIIREFVTINRATEPGSITKIGNNNLIMAYVHIAHNCTIGNNVILANVATLAGHVCIEDYAVVGGGVFIHQFVQIGKYSITGGCSKVVKDTPPYLKVAGDPSRPYGLNTVGLQRHNFPKEVIHTLKTAYKILYRQGLTLQDALSRIEQELGDSQEIVHFVKFIRASKRGICR; via the coding sequence GTGAATATTCATCCGTCAGCAATTATTCATCCGAAAGCACAATTAGGGAAAAATATTACTATCGGTCCCTATTGTATTATTGCAGAACATGTGACGATAGGCGATGATACTGTTCTTGATAATCATGTGGTTATTGAGAATTACACGAAAATAGGTCGTAACTGTCGATTGCATTCATGTTCTGTCATTGGCGGAACACCGCAAGATCTGAAGTTTAAAGGTGGAGAAACCTATGTTGAAATAGGAGATAACAATATTATACGTGAATTTGTAACCATTAATCGGGCTACTGAACCGGGTAGTATAACTAAAATTGGAAATAATAATTTGATTATGGCTTATGTTCATATAGCGCATAATTGTACCATCGGTAATAATGTTATATTGGCCAATGTAGCTACGTTAGCTGGGCATGTATGTATTGAAGATTATGCGGTTGTAGGTGGTGGTGTATTCATCCATCAGTTTGTCCAAATTGGAAAATATTCCATCACCGGCGGTTGTTCAAAAGTAGTCAAAGATACTCCTCCCTATTTAAAAGTTGCTGGTGACCCGAGTAGACCTTATGGTTTAAATACAGTTGGATTACAACGGCATAATTTTCCGAAAGAAGTCATCCATACCTTAAAAACCGCCTATAAAATTCTTTATCGGCAAGGACTAACACTGCAAGACGCACTTAGCCGTATTGAACAGGAACTAGGTGATTCACAAGAAATCGTTCATTTTGTTAAATTTATTCGAGCTTCAAAACGCGGAATATGTCGTTAA
- a CDS encoding Gfo/Idh/MocA family oxidoreductase: MKKIKVAVIGVGHLGQHHARIYSELPGTELVGVADINLLQATTIANQYKTLAFPNHQELLKQVKFDAASIVVPTSAHYSVTRDLLIAGIHCLVEKPITASLEEATELVRIANREKLILQVGHVERFNVAVRELAKVLRLPRFIESHRLSPFDARVRDVGVVLDLMIHDLDIILAVVKSPVVAIEAVGVPVLTNHEDIANAHIHFANGCIANVTASRVSAEKMRKLRIFQKNAYFSLDYATPELKIYRKVVKHGKPIILLRKVSIEKKEPLRLELESFISCVRAGKPPIVSGEHGRDALELALEITRLIHAKPPIKREIKLMKKQN; the protein is encoded by the coding sequence ATGAAAAAAATAAAAGTTGCCGTTATCGGCGTTGGTCATTTAGGCCAACATCATGCGCGCATTTATTCAGAATTACCCGGAACCGAGTTGGTCGGTGTAGCCGATATCAATTTATTACAAGCAACCACAATAGCGAACCAATATAAGACATTAGCCTTTCCTAATCATCAGGAGTTACTGAAGCAAGTTAAGTTTGACGCCGCGAGTATCGTTGTTCCAACGAGTGCACATTATTCTGTAACGCGCGATCTGTTGATTGCAGGGATACACTGTTTGGTTGAAAAACCGATAACCGCTTCATTGGAAGAGGCAACTGAGTTAGTACGCATTGCTAATAGAGAGAAGCTCATATTACAAGTAGGTCATGTTGAACGGTTTAATGTCGCCGTTCGAGAGTTAGCGAAAGTATTGCGTTTACCACGGTTTATCGAATCACATCGATTATCTCCTTTCGATGCGCGAGTTCGCGATGTAGGAGTAGTTCTTGACCTAATGATACACGATTTAGACATTATTTTAGCGGTGGTAAAATCGCCGGTGGTTGCGATAGAAGCGGTTGGCGTTCCAGTATTAACCAACCATGAAGATATCGCTAATGCACATATTCATTTTGCCAACGGTTGTATTGCTAATGTTACAGCGAGTCGGGTTTCCGCAGAGAAAATGCGAAAACTCCGTATATTTCAGAAGAATGCTTATTTTTCGCTCGATTATGCAACCCCGGAACTGAAAATTTATCGCAAAGTAGTCAAACACGGTAAACCAATAATTTTATTACGAAAAGTATCAATTGAAAAAAAAGAACCGTTACGATTAGAATTGGAATCATTTATATCCTGTGTTCGTGCTGGAAAACCCCCAATTGTTTCTGGAGAACACGGACGTGATGCGCTTGAATTAGCTTTGGAAATAACTCGATTGATTCACGCTAAACCTCCAATCAAGCGCGAAATTAAACTAATGAAAAAACAAAACTAA
- a CDS encoding TldD/PmbA family protein, with product MKDTMTNISQYVLDLAKNRTSSAEVYHIRSEDTQVEFKSDELKVMYTRYTNGIGLRVIVDGKIGYSSTTDIDNLPSLVNKAFNSAKYGQEAKFQFPTGKQLHKSKPASDIYDIAVAQCNVDAMVESGKRLVAFVKENAREAKCDVEIIKRLANIEIINSTGLHVHYQKTLYTEFINAVEVEPDGFLWIDEYYSSGKLVHLPEKLLIRLVDKMKTAKNKVSVTTQLMPVIFAPKALYSILYGFEMGCNGKYIQKGTSPMTGKLGQQIFNSALTIIDDPTIPFGVNSTPYDDEGIVHRPITLVDTGKLTHYIYDLQTAGLMHTHSTGHGHRSFSNLPSPEYTNLVINPGEIPYATLISGIQEGIIVHQILGGGQSNLLAGDFSVNVDLGFKIEKGQIVGRVKDTMVSGNIYDAFRHIAAMSQEQETVGNIIAPAILFEKLNVTSSAGS from the coding sequence ATGAAGGATACAATGACCAATATTAGTCAATATGTTTTAGACTTAGCAAAGAATAGGACATCTTCCGCTGAAGTATATCATATTCGTAGCGAAGATACTCAAGTAGAATTCAAATCCGATGAATTGAAAGTTATGTATACTCGATATACCAACGGAATCGGATTGCGAGTTATTGTAGATGGCAAAATAGGGTATTCCAGTACTACTGATATCGATAATCTACCTTCACTAGTTAATAAAGCGTTTAATTCAGCGAAATATGGACAAGAAGCAAAGTTTCAATTTCCGACAGGGAAACAACTGCATAAGTCAAAACCAGCTTCGGATATCTATGATATAGCCGTAGCACAATGTAATGTTGATGCAATGGTAGAAAGCGGTAAAAGGTTAGTTGCTTTTGTTAAAGAGAACGCTAGAGAAGCAAAATGTGATGTCGAAATTATTAAGCGGTTAGCAAATATTGAAATAATCAATTCAACTGGACTACATGTCCATTATCAAAAAACACTTTATACCGAATTTATTAATGCTGTAGAAGTTGAACCCGATGGATTCCTTTGGATAGACGAATATTATAGTTCTGGAAAATTAGTCCATCTACCCGAAAAATTGTTAATACGGCTTGTAGATAAAATGAAAACAGCGAAAAACAAAGTGAGTGTTACCACCCAATTAATGCCGGTGATTTTTGCTCCGAAGGCGCTTTATTCAATTCTTTATGGATTTGAAATGGGATGTAATGGTAAATATATTCAAAAGGGTACCTCGCCTATGACCGGAAAATTAGGACAGCAAATATTCAATTCAGCATTAACAATTATCGATGATCCGACAATACCGTTTGGAGTGAATTCAACGCCATACGACGATGAAGGAATAGTACATCGTCCAATAACCTTAGTTGATACAGGGAAATTAACGCATTATATTTATGATTTACAGACTGCAGGGTTAATGCATACCCATTCAACTGGACACGGACATCGTTCATTCAGTAATCTCCCTTCACCAGAATATACGAATTTAGTTATTAATCCCGGAGAGATTCCTTATGCCACCTTGATTTCCGGCATCCAAGAAGGTATTATTGTACACCAAATATTAGGTGGTGGACAGAGTAATTTATTAGCAGGAGATTTTTCGGTAAACGTAGACTTAGGGTTTAAAATCGAAAAAGGACAAATAGTAGGCCGTGTAAAAGATACAATGGTTTCGGGAAATATTTACGATGCGTTCCGACATATTGCAGCTATGAGCCAAGAACAGGAAACCGTGGGAAATATTATTGCTCCTGCTATTTTATTCGAGAAACTCAATGTTACTAGTAGTGCGGGATCATAA
- the ispE gene encoding 4-(cytidine 5'-diphospho)-2-C-methyl-D-erythritol kinase — translation MNRLYLIFCICFLSLSMLLKAYAKVNLFLEIVARRDDGYHDLVTILQTINLYDTIRLTIQPKKINLTCNIPELPIDSCNLAYRAASLLQEKTGVKQGISIHLEKNIPIGAGLGGGSSDAAAVLIGCNKLWNCNLSYDELTEIGCQLGMDVPFFLRGGTALALGKGERIVRQLPTPELVFVVVYPNFPISTATVYKHFNIASIINKKDPTEIISAIETNNCSKIACLLFNRLEITTFNLYPKLVEVKQKLVRLGCVNVLMTGSGSAIFGIASEKSQGERIVQKIDKEQQWWVKLVETVKQYNV, via the coding sequence ATGAACCGATTATATTTAATCTTTTGTATCTGCTTTCTTTCTTTAAGTATGCTACTTAAAGCGTATGCTAAAGTAAATTTATTCTTGGAAATTGTAGCTCGCCGAGACGATGGATATCATGATTTGGTAACCATTCTCCAAACAATTAATCTCTATGATACTATTCGGTTAACCATCCAACCTAAAAAAATTAACCTTACCTGTAATATACCAGAATTGCCCATTGATTCATGTAATTTAGCGTACCGTGCAGCGTCGCTGTTGCAAGAAAAAACAGGGGTTAAACAAGGAATATCGATTCATTTAGAAAAAAACATTCCGATAGGTGCTGGATTGGGTGGAGGAAGTAGTGATGCTGCTGCTGTCTTGATTGGATGTAATAAACTGTGGAATTGTAACTTATCTTACGATGAACTCACTGAAATAGGTTGCCAACTAGGTATGGATGTGCCATTTTTTCTGCGGGGGGGAACGGCGTTAGCTTTGGGAAAAGGCGAACGAATAGTTCGACAACTACCAACACCAGAATTAGTATTCGTCGTTGTCTATCCTAATTTTCCGATATCTACAGCCACAGTGTATAAACATTTCAATATCGCTTCCATAATCAATAAAAAAGACCCAACTGAAATCATATCTGCAATAGAAACAAATAATTGTTCGAAAATAGCTTGTTTGTTATTTAATCGTCTTGAAATAACAACATTTAATCTATATCCGAAGTTGGTTGAGGTTAAGCAAAAACTGGTTCGTTTAGGCTGTGTAAACGTATTAATGACGGGTAGCGGTTCTGCAATATTTGGAATTGCATCGGAAAAAAGTCAAGGTGAACGTATCGTACAAAAAATCGATAAAGAACAGCAATGGTGGGTAAAATTGGTTGAAACTGTAAAACAATATAATGTTTAG
- a CDS encoding macro domain-containing protein, which translates to MEWRVNQTTIKFFQGDITTFTTDAIVNAANNHLWMGGGVAGAIKQAGGRIIEEEAIRLGPIPIGEAVVTTAGNLKAKYVIHAAGMGQDLQTDADKIRQATRNSLLRACQYRLSSIAFPAIGTGVGGFPARAAAEVMLHEVVEHCQQETTLREIDFVLYDASTYMVFLQVAEQFLQKKRKKL; encoded by the coding sequence ATGGAATGGAGAGTTAACCAAACTACAATAAAGTTTTTTCAGGGCGATATAACCACATTTACAACGGATGCAATCGTAAATGCGGCAAATAATCATCTCTGGATGGGAGGCGGTGTTGCTGGGGCAATCAAACAAGCTGGTGGTAGAATTATTGAAGAGGAAGCAATCCGGCTTGGTCCGATCCCGATAGGAGAAGCGGTGGTAACAACCGCTGGAAATCTAAAAGCCAAATATGTCATTCATGCAGCTGGAATGGGACAAGATTTACAAACTGATGCGGATAAAATTCGACAGGCAACTCGGAATAGTTTACTTCGTGCATGCCAGTATCGGTTATCTTCCATAGCCTTTCCCGCGATTGGAACTGGGGTTGGTGGGTTTCCAGCAAGAGCAGCGGCTGAGGTAATGCTACATGAAGTTGTTGAGCATTGTCAGCAGGAAACTACACTACGTGAAATTGATTTTGTGCTTTACGATGCCTCAACCTATATGGTTTTTTTGCAAGTCGCAGAACAATTTTTACAGAAAAAAAGAAAAAAACTTTGA